The following coding sequences are from one Ursus arctos isolate Adak ecotype North America unplaced genomic scaffold, UrsArc2.0 scaffold_23, whole genome shotgun sequence window:
- the LOC125281349 gene encoding olfactory receptor 5AN1-like, which produces MIGGGSITEVTYFILLGFSDFPRILAVLFVVFLLTYILTLTWNLCLIILIRMDSHLHTPMYFFLSNLSFIDICYVTSTAPKMLSTFFQEQQTITFVGCAVQYFVFSTMGLSESCLLTAMAYDRYAAICNPLLYSAIMSPTLCIRMVLGSYLAGLSASISQLCTMFQLHFCGPNVIKHFLCDMPQLLILSCTDTFFVQLLIAILTMVFGIINALIIMISYGYIVMSIMKITSAKGRSKAFNTCASHLLAVSLFYISSISVYLSSSSGGSSSLDRFASVFYTVVIPMLNPLIYSPRNKEIKDALKRLRKKRWSCRSSVPICPIRNLNPQ; this is translated from the coding sequence ATGATTGGGGGAGGAAGTATTACAGAGGTCACTTATTTCATCCTTTTGGGATTCTCTGATTTTCCCAGAATCCTAGCAGTGCTCTTTGTTGTATTCCTGCTGACCTACATTTTGACTCTGACTTGGAACCTGTGCCTCATCATCTTAATAAGGATGGACTCTCAcctccacacacccatgtacttcttcctcagtaATCTGTCCTTCATAGATATCTGCTATGTGACCTCTACAGCTCCCAAGATGCTCTCCACCTTTTTTCAAGAGCAGCAGACTATCACCTTTGTGGGTTGTGCTGTTCAGTACTTTGTCTTTTCAACCATGGGACTGAGTGAGTCTTGTCTCCTGACAGCCATGGCTTATGACCGATATGCTGCCATTTGTAATCCACTTCTCTATTCAGCAATCATGTCACCCACCCTCTGTATTCGGATGGTGCTGGGATCCTATTTGGCTGGACTCTCTGCTTCTATATCCCAATTGTGTACCATGTTTCAGCTCCACTTTTGTGGGCCTAATGTCATCAAGCACTTCCTCTGTGACATGCCGCAACTGTTAATCCTGTCCTGCACCGACACTTTCTTTGTACAACTGCTGATTGCTATATTAACAATGGTCTTTGGGATAATAAATGCCCTCATTATCATGATATCCTATGGCTATATTGTCATGTCCATCATGAAGATCACTTCAGCTAAAGGCAGGTCCAAGGCTTTCAACACCTGTGCTTCTCATCTGCTAGCGGTTTCCCTCTTCTATATCTCAAGTATCTCTGTTTATTTGAGTTCCAGCTCTGGTGGTTCCTCTAGCCTTGACAGATTTGCATCCGTATTCTACACTGTGGTAATTCCCATGTTGAATCCATTGATATACAGTCCGAGGaacaaggaaatcaaagatgCCTTGAAGAGGTTACGAAAGAAGAGATGGTCTTGCAGAAGTTCTGTCCCGATTTGTCCTATCAGAAACCTTAACCCCCAATAG